A window from Amblyomma americanum isolate KBUSLIRL-KWMA chromosome 7, ASM5285725v1, whole genome shotgun sequence encodes these proteins:
- the LOC144096783 gene encoding uncharacterized protein LOC144096783 encodes MSMETEVMSKWRRYRIIEKEYRELLGELGIRRPPSTHLKSSGSKRTGGEAALDVVSAPPLPLPSGASKRPNSEAYASGACASGSGRATSSLPADPSMPSVQSELSEQAYVSESCAESLSSEHTATSCDSSDETSSTNSLTAENVEMGQSREESPELCYRHLSTAQELASIASKHNLTHACINDLLDFCRRRGIVELPKDARTIMQTERKANLEHGDSFVHFGLAEGIQHAVGQGPAPENVELHANIDGLPLHRSSQTALWPILCRVINIKKSEPFMVSAYCGAGKPPCLQEYLRPFIDEVRNLSCNGLMVKGVHVNVCLKAVICDAPARSFVKAITGHTGYHACERCSQKGHYLENRMTFPDLHAPQRTDSSFRSQEDRRHHTGVSPFTSLNVDMVKCFPTEYMHLVCLGVMRRLLRNWICKGHAARLSRADRSALNDKLREAATAFPKYFQRKPRGTEELDRWKATEFRTFLLYLGPVLLKSILPDELYKHFLYLHVSVRVLASPQHHRDLNQFAHDLLRYFVQEFGRLYGQKQLVYNVHTLAHLAEQCLEHGTVDEFSAFPFESYLGKVKKRLRTTNKPLAQLSRRMSEVRACTPLSTGQVGGDVKVGDCFLVDNCAVVIVDLLGGNAKAGILPNGREFFRVPIDSSRMDVRRYSALGQETKIWPISYIKNKVRCIKLQYKRGHVVFPLLHLQ; translated from the coding sequence ATGAGCATGGAGACGGAGGTCATGAGCAAGTGGCGGAGGTACCGTATCATCGAAAAAGAGTACAGGGAACTTTTAGGAGAGCTCGGTATCCGACGGCCACCGTCTACGCATCTGAAATCCTCCGGAAGCAAGAGAACGGGCGGCGAAGCGGCCTTGGACGTCGTCAGCGCCCCTCCACTCCCGCTACCGTCCGGAGCAAGCAAACGGCCGAATAGCGAAGCCTACGCAAGCGGCGCTTGCGCtagtggcagcggacgagctaCTTCGTCGCTACCTGCAGACCCGTCGATGCCATCTGTTCAGAGCGAGCTCAGCGAGCAGGCTTATGTGTCCGAGAGTTGCGCTGAAAGCCTTTCTAGCGAGCATACCGCTACCTCGTGCGACTCAAGCGATGAGACCTCGTCCACGAACAGCCTTACTGCTGAGAACGTGGAAATGGGCCAGTCTCGTGAGGAGTCTCCTGAGCTTTGTTATCGCCATCTCTCGACAGCGCAGGAGTTAGCTAGCATAGCTAGCAAGCACAATTTGACGCACGCCTGCATCAACGATTTGCTGGACTTCTGCCGTCGGCGTGGGATTGTAGAGCTCCCGAAAGATGCAAGGACCATCATGCAGACGGAGcggaaagctaatttagaacacggcgactcgtttgtgcattttggccttgctgagggaattcagcatgctgttggccaaggaccagcgcctgagaatgtcgagctgcacgcaaatattgatgggctgcctctgcataggagtagccagactgcactctggccaattctgtgcagagtaattaacatcaagaaatctgaaccatttatggtcagtgcgtactgcggtgcagggaaacctccgtgcctccaggaatacctcaggcctttcattgatgaagtgcgcaaccttagttgcaacggactgatggtgaaaggggtgcacgtcaatgtgtgcttaaaagccgtgatctgtgacgctccagcaaggagtttcgtgaaggcaatcactggccacacaggctatcatgcctgtgaacgttgcagccaaaaagggcactatctggaaaacaggatgactttccctgacctgcatgcaccacagcgaacagactcctcttttcgttcgcaagaggatcggcgccatcacactggtgtttcaccatttacatctctgaacgtagatatggtgaaatgctttcctACAGAGTATATGCATTTAGTCTGTTTGGGGGTTATGCGGCGGCTCCTTAGGAATTGGATATGCAAGGGGCACGCTGCCAGGCTGAGCCGGGCTGACAGGAGTGCACTCAACGACAAGCTGCGAgaagcagcaactgcatttccAAAGTACTTTCAGAGGAAACCAAGGGGCACCGAAGAACTCGACAGATGGAAGGCCACAGAGTTCAGGACTTTTTTACTATACCTGGGGCCTGTTCTCCTGAAATCCATCCTGCCTGATGAGCTTTATAagcattttttatatttgcatgtatctgttagggtacttgcctctcctcagcatcacagagacctcaaccagtttgctcacgacctgctgcggtactttgtgcaagaatttggcagactgtacggacaaaaacaactcgtgtacaatgtgcacacccttgcacacttggcagagcaatgcctggagcatggcactgtcgatgagttcagtgcatttccatttgaaagttacctaggaaaggtaaagaagagaCTGCGGACGACAAATAAGCCTCTGGCGCAACTCAGCCGACGAATGTCAGAGGTGAGGGCGTGCACACCGCTCTCTACAGGACAAGTGGGTGGTGACGTGAAAGTCGGTGACTGCTTTCTGGTGGATAACTGCGCTGTAGTCATTGTTGATCTCCTGGGGGGCAATGCCAAAGCTGGCATCTTGCCAAATGGCAGAGAGTTTTTTAGAGTCCCAATTGACTCTTCAAGGATGGACGTGCGTCGCTACAGTGCTCTTGGTCAAGAAACCAAAATCTGGCCCATTTCGTACATCAAGAATAAAGTTCGATGTATAAAGCTTCAGTACAAGAGGGGGCATGTCGTTTTCCCTTTGCTTCACCTTCAGTGA
- the LOC144096784 gene encoding uncharacterized protein LOC144096784 gives MPPKPFAVVKFPMEDDSLAVVPVGWLSHDWQHCHWPKRRAAEVIRLAREEADPSAPGCEWFRCPVAVVTTCRSYKNAEKKAKKYEMSSAVESSAISGNEGPDGPDVRLPSPPPRLPSPPPRLPSPPPRLPSPPPQLPSPPRLISPPSPLSSHSMEAATPAAANCTAGCPAGSASTAGDLEDVEEATSDPTMLKVLRLLLEIRQQQREILQRVSRLEQARQEPRTRSPSPPVSSLPPLCPQLPAFSIEDFEAAEAAVRDDRVAAALKKQLLRLGGNNLKEVAANVMGAVMGVAVQRLFSLRGRKGKRPFVGTKLCRVATDAICERQGVDILAAQGFIGRWLPGACDRGGGRKRRYAQTLEPPESHAQAPPANPCAGSAPCPGAPSASCPATPPGMAILSPSGVHPSSAPPTPSSSRPATLHPSSAPSPAPPTASSSCPATPRSTLATWVIAPRAHEK, from the exons atgccaccaaaacCGTTTGCGGTAGTGAAGTTCCCGATGGAGGACGACAGCTTGGCTGTCGTCCCTGTCGGGTGGCTGTCCCACGACTGGCAGCATTGCCACtggccgaaaaggcgagccgcggaggtaatccgcctcgctcgagaggaggcggacccatccgccccagggtgcgagtggttccgctgcccagtcgctgtcgtcacaacatgca GATCATACAAGAATGCAGAGAAGAAAGCTAAGAAATATGAGATGAGCTCTGCAGTGGAAAGCTCTGCAATTTCTG GCAATGAAGGTCCGGATGGGCCTGACgtccggctgccatcgccaccaccccggctgccatcgccaccaccccggctgccatcgccaccaccccggctcccgtcgccaccaccccagctgccatcgccaccccggctgatatcaccaccct CCCCGCTTAGCAGCCACTCAATGGAGGCGGCCACACCAGCTGCTGCAAATTGCACTGCGGGCTGCCCGGCTGGTTCGGCCTCCACTGCAGGTGACCTTGAGGATGTGGAGGAAGCAACTAGCGATC cgacaatgctcaaggtgctgcggctgctgctagaaatacggcagcagcagcgggaaatCCTGCAGAGGGTGAGCCGGCTGGAGCAAGCTCGGCAAGAGCCGAGGACACGGTCGCCGTCTCCTCCTGTGAGCTCCCTCCCGCCACTGTGCCCTCAGCTGCCAGCCTTCAGTATTGAAGATTTTGAGGCGGCAGAAGCTGCTGTCAGAGATGACAGAGTAGCAGCTGCCCTg aagAAGCAGCTTCTCCGCCTAGGCGGAAACAATTTAAAGGAGGTGGCGGCGAATGTCATGGGTGCTGTGATGGGGGTGGCTGTACAGAGACTATTCAGCCTGCGGGGGAGGAAAGGAAAACGGCCATTCGTTGGCACAAAGCTGTGCAGGGTGGCAACAG ATGCCATCTGCGAGAGGCAGGGTGTCGACATCCTGGCAGCACAGGGTTTTATTGGCAGGTGGCTGCCCGGTGCGTGCGACCGAGGGGGCGGCCGAAAGAGGCGCTATGCCCAAACTTTAGAGCCTCCTGAGTCTCACGCTCAAGCGCCACCTGCTAACCCCTGTGCTGGGTCAGCACCCTGCCCAGGCGCGCCCTCAGCCTCCTGCCCTGCAACCCCTCCAGGCATGGCCATCCTGTCCCCCTCAGGGGTCCACCCAAGCTCTGCCCCCCCCACACCCTCCTCCTCACGCCCAGCCACCCTCCACCCAAGCTCTGCCCCTTCCCCTGCCCCCCCCACAGCCTCCTCGTCATGCCCAGCCACCCCACGTAGCACCCTTGCCACATGGGTTATTGCCCCACGGGcacatgagaaataa